One genomic segment of Arachis duranensis cultivar V14167 chromosome 4, aradu.V14167.gnm2.J7QH, whole genome shotgun sequence includes these proteins:
- the LOC107486565 gene encoding putative pentatricopeptide repeat-containing protein At5g13230, mitochondrial isoform X2, which yields MDWTPMCCSVHACVYKLGHHTDAFVGTALIDAYSVCGNVEVARQVFDGICCKDMVSWTGMISCYAENHFYEDSLQLFGQMRSMGYNPNNFTISGALKSCLGLEAYDVGKSVHGSALKTCYDRDIYVGTALLELYAKSGEIVEAQRFFEEMPKNDLIPWSLMIARYAQSDKSWEALELFRRMRQASIVPNNFTFASVLQACASLVLLNMGKQIHSHVLKVGLLLNVFVSNSLMDVYAKCGQIENSIKLFVESPEHNDVTWNTIIVGYVQSGEAKKAMNIFIRMLEYDVQPTEVTYSSVLRACASLAALEPGLQVHSLIIKTTYNKDTVVANSLIDMYAKCGRITDARVIFDKMNKQDEVSWNAMICGYSTHGLGVEALNLFDMMQQSNSKPNKLTFVGVLSACSNAGLLERGQALFKSMLKDYGIEPCIEHYTCMVWLLGRLGQFDEAAKLIGEIPYDPSVMVWRALLGACVIHKNIDLGSVCAQRVLEMEPDDDATHVLLSNMYATAKRWDKVASVRKCMQKRRVKKEPGLSWVENQGVVHYFTVGDTSHPENKVIYEMLEWLKKKTREAGYIPDCNAVLLDVEDAEKERLLWVHSERLALAYGLLRIPPASSVRIIKNLRICTDCHTVIKVISKFVQREIVVRDINRFHHFRNGICSCGDYW from the coding sequence ATGGATTGGACTCCTATGTGCTGCAGTGTCCATGCGTGTGTTTATAAGCTTGGACATCACACTGATGCGTTTGTTGGGACCGCCCTTATTGATGCCTACTCTGTTTGTGGAAATGTTGAGGTTGCTCGTCAAGTTTTTGATGGCATTTGTTGTAAGGACATGGTATCGTGGACTGGGATGATCTCTTGCTATGCTGAGAATCACTTCTACGAGGATTCGTTGCAGCTTTTTGGTCAGATGAGGAGTATGGGGTACAACCCAAACAATTTCACCATTTCAGGTGCTCTCAAGTCCTGTCTTGGTCTGGAAGCTTATGATGTGGGGAAAAGTGTTCATGGAAGTGCTTTAAAAACTTGCTATGATCGGGATATTTATGTTGGTACTGCATTGCTTGAATTGTATGCTAAGTCAGGAGAGATTGTTGAAGCACAGCGATTTTTTGAAGAAATGCCAAAAAATGATCTTATTCCATGGAGTCTGATGATAGCGCGGTATGCTCAGAGCGACAAAAGTTGGGAAGCTTTGGAGTTATTTCGTCGTATGAGGCAAGCATCTATTGTCCCTAACAATTTTACATTCGCCAGTGTGCTCCAAGCTTGTGCCTCTTTGGTCCTGCTCAATATGGGAAAGCAAATCCATTCGCATGTACTGAAAGTCGGTCTTCTCTTGAACGTGTTTGTGTCAAATTCCCTCATGGATGTTTATGCCAAGTGTGGTCAAATTGAGAACTCGATAAAGTTATTTGTGGAATCGCCAGAGCACAATGATGTTACATGGAACACCATAATTGTTGGTTATGTTCAATCCGGGGAGGCAAAGAAAGCAATGAATATATTTATACGCATGCTTGAATATGATGTGCAGCCAACTGAAGTGACATACTCAAGTGTTCTCCGTGCCTGTGCTAGTTTAGCAGCACTAGAGCCAGGGCTACAGGTTCACTCCTTAATTATCAAAACCACATATAACAAGGATACTGTAGTTGCAAATTCTTTGATAGATATGTATGCAAAATGCGGAAGAATTACTGATGCTCGAGTGATATTTGATAAGATGAATAAACAAGATGAAGTGTCATGGAATGCTATGATCTGTGGATATTCCACGCATGGCTTGGGTGTGGAGGCTCTAAATTTATTTGACATGATGCAGCAGTCCAATTCAAAACCTAATAAATTAACCTTTGTTGGTGTTCTCTCTGCATGTAGCAATGCAGGATTGTTAGAAAGAGGCCAAGCTCTCTTTAAGTCCATGTTAAAGGACTACGGCATTGAGCCGTGTATAGAACATTATACTTGCATGGTTTGGCTTCTTGGAAGATTAGGCCAATTTGATGAAGCAGCGAAGCTCATCGGAGAAATTCCGTATGATCCTAGTGTTATGGTGTGGCGTGCGCTGCTCGGTGCATGTGTTATTCATAAGAATATTGATCTCGGAAGTGTCTGTGCCCAGCGCGTACTTGAGATGGAGCCCGATGATGATGCCACCCATGTGCTGCTGTCAAACATGTATGCCACTGCAAAGAGATGGGACAAAGTTGCTTCGGTTAGAAAATGTATGCAAaagagaagagtgaagaaggaACCAGGCTTAAGCTGGGTTGAGAACCAAGGTGTGGTACATTATTTTACTGTGGGGGATACTTCTCATCCAGAGAATAAAGTAATATATGAAATGCTTGAATGGTTAAAGAAGAAAACCAGGGAAGCAGGATATATTCCTGATTGCaatgctgttttgcttgatgtGGAGGATGCCGAAAAGGAACGTCTATTGTGGGTGCATAGCGAAAGACTAGCACTGGCGTATGGTCTGCTTCGAATTCCACCGGCGAGTTCTGTACGTATCATTAAGAATCTCCGGATATGCACAGATTGTCATACTGTCATAAAGGTCATATCAAAATTTGTGCAGAGAGAAATTGTTGTTAGAGATATAAACCGGTTTCATCATTTTCGGAATGGGATTTGCTCATGTGGTGATTACTGGTAA
- the LOC107486565 gene encoding putative pentatricopeptide repeat-containing protein At5g13230, mitochondrial isoform X1, whose translation MIIKSQFFYTRLSRITASCCCYFSVCSSQQPCLGAFDSHSFASTLQRTIQDGDADAGKRLHCHALKRGACLDLFAQNILLNAYVQSDSLDDALKLFDEMPLRNTISYITLAQGFSRSQQFHHALHLIRRLFREGHELNQFVFTTILKLLVSMDWTPMCCSVHACVYKLGHHTDAFVGTALIDAYSVCGNVEVARQVFDGICCKDMVSWTGMISCYAENHFYEDSLQLFGQMRSMGYNPNNFTISGALKSCLGLEAYDVGKSVHGSALKTCYDRDIYVGTALLELYAKSGEIVEAQRFFEEMPKNDLIPWSLMIARYAQSDKSWEALELFRRMRQASIVPNNFTFASVLQACASLVLLNMGKQIHSHVLKVGLLLNVFVSNSLMDVYAKCGQIENSIKLFVESPEHNDVTWNTIIVGYVQSGEAKKAMNIFIRMLEYDVQPTEVTYSSVLRACASLAALEPGLQVHSLIIKTTYNKDTVVANSLIDMYAKCGRITDARVIFDKMNKQDEVSWNAMICGYSTHGLGVEALNLFDMMQQSNSKPNKLTFVGVLSACSNAGLLERGQALFKSMLKDYGIEPCIEHYTCMVWLLGRLGQFDEAAKLIGEIPYDPSVMVWRALLGACVIHKNIDLGSVCAQRVLEMEPDDDATHVLLSNMYATAKRWDKVASVRKCMQKRRVKKEPGLSWVENQGVVHYFTVGDTSHPENKVIYEMLEWLKKKTREAGYIPDCNAVLLDVEDAEKERLLWVHSERLALAYGLLRIPPASSVRIIKNLRICTDCHTVIKVISKFVQREIVVRDINRFHHFRNGICSCGDYW comes from the exons atgatcatcaaatCGCAATTCTTTTATACAAGATTATCACGCATAACAGCATCATGCTGCTGCTACTTCTCCGTTTGTTCCTCCCAACAACCATGCCTTGGCGCCTTCGATTCACATTCCTTCGCCAGCACCCTCCAACGAACCATCCAAGACGGCGACGCCGATGCCGGCAAGCGCCTCCACTGCCACGCTCTCAAGCGAGGCGCGTGTTTGGACTTATTCGCTCAGAACATTCTACTAAACGCTTATGTGCAATCTGATTCACTGGACGATGCTTTGAAACTGTTCGATGAAATGCCGCTTAGAAACACCATCTCTTATATCACCTTGGCACAGGGCTTCTCCCGCTCCCAGCAGTTCCACCATGCTCTTCACTTGATTCGCAg GTTGTTTAGAGAAGGACATGAGCTAAACCAGTTTGTTTTTACTACTATTCTTAAGTTGCTTGTGAGCATGGATTGGACTCCTATGTGCTGCAGTGTCCATGCGTGTGTTTATAAGCTTGGACATCACACTGATGCGTTTGTTGGGACCGCCCTTATTGATGCCTACTCTGTTTGTGGAAATGTTGAGGTTGCTCGTCAAGTTTTTGATGGCATTTGTTGTAAGGACATGGTATCGTGGACTGGGATGATCTCTTGCTATGCTGAGAATCACTTCTACGAGGATTCGTTGCAGCTTTTTGGTCAGATGAGGAGTATGGGGTACAACCCAAACAATTTCACCATTTCAGGTGCTCTCAAGTCCTGTCTTGGTCTGGAAGCTTATGATGTGGGGAAAAGTGTTCATGGAAGTGCTTTAAAAACTTGCTATGATCGGGATATTTATGTTGGTACTGCATTGCTTGAATTGTATGCTAAGTCAGGAGAGATTGTTGAAGCACAGCGATTTTTTGAAGAAATGCCAAAAAATGATCTTATTCCATGGAGTCTGATGATAGCGCGGTATGCTCAGAGCGACAAAAGTTGGGAAGCTTTGGAGTTATTTCGTCGTATGAGGCAAGCATCTATTGTCCCTAACAATTTTACATTCGCCAGTGTGCTCCAAGCTTGTGCCTCTTTGGTCCTGCTCAATATGGGAAAGCAAATCCATTCGCATGTACTGAAAGTCGGTCTTCTCTTGAACGTGTTTGTGTCAAATTCCCTCATGGATGTTTATGCCAAGTGTGGTCAAATTGAGAACTCGATAAAGTTATTTGTGGAATCGCCAGAGCACAATGATGTTACATGGAACACCATAATTGTTGGTTATGTTCAATCCGGGGAGGCAAAGAAAGCAATGAATATATTTATACGCATGCTTGAATATGATGTGCAGCCAACTGAAGTGACATACTCAAGTGTTCTCCGTGCCTGTGCTAGTTTAGCAGCACTAGAGCCAGGGCTACAGGTTCACTCCTTAATTATCAAAACCACATATAACAAGGATACTGTAGTTGCAAATTCTTTGATAGATATGTATGCAAAATGCGGAAGAATTACTGATGCTCGAGTGATATTTGATAAGATGAATAAACAAGATGAAGTGTCATGGAATGCTATGATCTGTGGATATTCCACGCATGGCTTGGGTGTGGAGGCTCTAAATTTATTTGACATGATGCAGCAGTCCAATTCAAAACCTAATAAATTAACCTTTGTTGGTGTTCTCTCTGCATGTAGCAATGCAGGATTGTTAGAAAGAGGCCAAGCTCTCTTTAAGTCCATGTTAAAGGACTACGGCATTGAGCCGTGTATAGAACATTATACTTGCATGGTTTGGCTTCTTGGAAGATTAGGCCAATTTGATGAAGCAGCGAAGCTCATCGGAGAAATTCCGTATGATCCTAGTGTTATGGTGTGGCGTGCGCTGCTCGGTGCATGTGTTATTCATAAGAATATTGATCTCGGAAGTGTCTGTGCCCAGCGCGTACTTGAGATGGAGCCCGATGATGATGCCACCCATGTGCTGCTGTCAAACATGTATGCCACTGCAAAGAGATGGGACAAAGTTGCTTCGGTTAGAAAATGTATGCAAaagagaagagtgaagaaggaACCAGGCTTAAGCTGGGTTGAGAACCAAGGTGTGGTACATTATTTTACTGTGGGGGATACTTCTCATCCAGAGAATAAAGTAATATATGAAATGCTTGAATGGTTAAAGAAGAAAACCAGGGAAGCAGGATATATTCCTGATTGCaatgctgttttgcttgatgtGGAGGATGCCGAAAAGGAACGTCTATTGTGGGTGCATAGCGAAAGACTAGCACTGGCGTATGGTCTGCTTCGAATTCCACCGGCGAGTTCTGTACGTATCATTAAGAATCTCCGGATATGCACAGATTGTCATACTGTCATAAAGGTCATATCAAAATTTGTGCAGAGAGAAATTGTTGTTAGAGATATAAACCGGTTTCATCATTTTCGGAATGGGATTTGCTCATGTGGTGATTACTGGTAA